One genomic region from Leptospira montravelensis encodes:
- the lepA gene encoding translation elongation factor 4, with the protein MNERQKFTRNFSIIAHVDHGKSTLADRLLEIGLVTDQRTKKDQILDSMDIERERGITIKANNASFDYHAKDGNIYHLNLIDTPGHVDFTYEVSRSLAACEGVLLIVDASQGVEAQTLANLYLAMDLDLRIIPVINKIDLPSADIDKCKLMIEESLGLNPEEAIPISAKTGLNVQDVLEAICYLLPPPVGDVDAPLKALIYDSFFDTYMGVVAKVRLYDGKLRKGEMIHMMNIGRQFTVTEVGINRLSMVACEELQAGDVGYVVAGMKKMGDAKTGDTITHANRQTAEDVKGFKDAKPMVFAGLFPINGEDFDALVDAIEKLKLNDSALTFERENSAALGFGFRVGYLGLLHMEIVQERLEREFNLALITTAPSVKFRITTTKDDVIEVDNPSKWPDPILIGKSEEPFVKATIIAPESYVGNIMSLVIEKRGIHMDTVYLSKDKLQLTYELPLAELIFEFYDKLKSYTKGYASLDYEEVGYRDSKLVRMDILVNGEPVDALSSIVHKSKAEERGRVIIEKLKDLIPRHQFMIPLQAAIGSKVVARESISALRKNVTAKCYGGDISRKKKLLEKQKEGKKRMKQIGNVEIPQEAFLSILKTGD; encoded by the coding sequence GTGAACGAACGCCAAAAATTCACCCGCAATTTTTCCATTATTGCCCATGTCGACCACGGAAAGTCCACTCTGGCGGATCGTTTGCTTGAGATTGGTCTTGTCACCGACCAACGGACAAAAAAAGACCAAATCCTCGATTCTATGGACATCGAAAGAGAACGTGGAATCACGATTAAAGCGAACAATGCGTCCTTTGATTATCATGCCAAAGATGGAAACATATACCACCTGAATTTAATTGATACCCCGGGCCACGTAGACTTTACGTACGAAGTGTCTCGTTCCCTTGCAGCATGTGAAGGGGTTTTACTCATCGTAGATGCAAGCCAAGGGGTGGAAGCTCAAACTTTGGCCAATTTATATTTAGCGATGGATCTTGATCTTCGCATAATTCCCGTTATCAATAAAATTGATCTTCCTTCTGCCGACATTGACAAATGTAAACTCATGATCGAAGAATCATTGGGGCTCAATCCAGAGGAAGCTATTCCGATTTCTGCAAAAACGGGACTAAACGTTCAGGACGTTTTAGAAGCAATATGTTATTTATTACCTCCTCCTGTTGGAGATGTAGATGCTCCTCTCAAAGCATTAATTTATGATTCCTTCTTTGACACCTATATGGGTGTGGTTGCCAAAGTTCGTTTGTATGATGGAAAACTTCGCAAAGGTGAAATGATCCATATGATGAACATTGGGCGTCAATTTACGGTTACAGAAGTGGGAATCAATAGACTTTCTATGGTAGCTTGCGAAGAACTCCAAGCAGGTGATGTAGGTTATGTGGTCGCTGGGATGAAAAAGATGGGAGATGCCAAAACCGGAGATACCATAACACATGCCAATAGACAAACCGCCGAAGATGTGAAAGGGTTTAAGGATGCAAAACCTATGGTATTTGCAGGACTTTTCCCCATCAACGGGGAAGACTTTGATGCCCTTGTGGATGCAATCGAAAAACTAAAGTTAAATGACTCGGCTCTTACTTTTGAAAGGGAAAATTCGGCAGCCTTAGGATTTGGATTTCGGGTAGGGTATCTTGGTCTCCTTCATATGGAAATTGTTCAGGAAAGGTTGGAGCGTGAATTTAATTTAGCCCTGATCACAACGGCTCCCTCGGTAAAATTTCGAATCACAACAACCAAAGACGATGTGATCGAAGTGGATAACCCAAGTAAATGGCCAGATCCTATTTTGATTGGAAAGTCGGAAGAACCTTTTGTCAAAGCAACCATTATTGCACCCGAATCATACGTCGGAAATATCATGTCACTTGTGATCGAAAAACGAGGGATCCATATGGATACAGTTTATCTTTCGAAAGACAAACTCCAACTTACATACGAACTTCCGTTAGCTGAGCTTATTTTTGAGTTTTATGACAAACTCAAATCTTATACCAAAGGATATGCTTCCTTGGATTACGAAGAAGTGGGTTATAGAGATTCAAAACTCGTTCGTATGGATATCCTTGTGAATGGGGAACCGGTGGATGCACTCTCTTCCATAGTTCACAAATCCAAAGCCGAGGAAAGGGGTAGGGTTATCATTGAAAAATTAAAAGACCTCATCCCTCGCCACCAATTTATGATCCCGCTCCAAGCAGCCATTGGCTCCAAAGTGGTAGCCCGGGAAAGTATTTCCGCCCTTCGTAAGAACGTAACAGCAAAGTGTTATGGTGGGGACATTTCCCGTAAGAAAAAACTTCTAGAGAAACAAAAAGAAGGAAAAAAACGAATGAAACAAATTGGAAATGTGGAAATCCCACAGGAAGCCTTCCTTTCCATTTTAAAAACTGGGGACTAG
- a CDS encoding glycosyltransferase family 2 protein: MIPFDRPLVSIILPTFNRKRIVDRAVQSVISQTYPNWELHIVDDGSTDDTWRDLLSKLPRWKGELSSFGRNKKSIQVHQTEHRGVSGARNFGVERAEGDWIAFLDSDDEWYPEKLSKQMEFHKTHPELFFSQTREVWNKKGNLMEPKGKYQKRFGMFLKESLELCMVTSSSFLAYNPTFNEIGQFRTELPVCEDYDLWNRILLAGYSIGLIEENLMVRYGGHEDQLSNQYIALERFRLYSLLLTKEEFRKNGKWDLLALQTRSLFQNAIKSRLDTILQGRIKRGKDINWIERLNDDFLSEKPISQLELSALLVDSQF, translated from the coding sequence ATGATTCCTTTCGATAGACCGCTTGTATCCATCATCCTTCCCACGTTTAACCGAAAGAGAATTGTGGACAGAGCGGTACAATCTGTAATTAGCCAAACCTATCCAAACTGGGAACTCCATATTGTGGATGATGGATCCACTGATGATACTTGGAGGGATCTACTTTCTAAACTACCTCGGTGGAAAGGGGAACTATCTTCTTTTGGTAGAAACAAAAAATCCATCCAAGTCCACCAAACAGAACATAGGGGAGTGAGCGGAGCCAGAAACTTTGGAGTGGAGAGGGCAGAGGGTGATTGGATTGCCTTTTTAGATTCGGATGACGAGTGGTATCCAGAAAAGCTATCTAAACAAATGGAATTTCATAAAACGCATCCAGAATTGTTCTTTTCCCAAACGAGAGAGGTCTGGAACAAAAAAGGAAATTTAATGGAACCCAAAGGTAAATACCAGAAACGTTTCGGTATGTTTTTAAAAGAATCCTTGGAACTCTGTATGGTGACCTCTTCCAGTTTTTTGGCCTATAATCCAACTTTCAATGAGATCGGACAATTTCGCACCGAACTACCTGTATGTGAAGATTATGATTTATGGAATCGAATTCTTTTGGCGGGGTATTCCATAGGCCTAATCGAGGAAAACTTAATGGTTCGTTATGGTGGCCATGAGGATCAACTTTCCAACCAGTATATAGCTCTTGAAAGATTTCGTTTGTATTCGCTACTGCTTACAAAAGAGGAATTTCGAAAAAATGGAAAATGGGATTTGTTAGCACTACAGACAAGGTCTCTTTTCCAAAACGCAATCAAGTCTAGGTTGGATACCATCCTCCAAGGTCGGATCAAACGCGGGAAAGATATAAATTGGATAGAACGTTTGAATGATGATTTTCTATCGGAAAAACCAATTTCCCAATTGGAATTATCGGCTTTGTTAGTTGACTCTCAGTTTTAA
- a CDS encoding succinate dehydrogenase/fumarate reductase iron-sulfur subunit, giving the protein MKLHLKVWRQKDKNDKGRMVSYEANNISEHMSFLEMLDVVNDGLIKKGDDPIAFDHDCREGICGSCSMVINGVPHGPEKGTTTCQLHMRKFKDGDTVYIEPWRAKAFPVAKDLIVDRSAFDRIIQAGGYVSINTGGAPDGNALPIPKVDADLAMDAATCIGCGACVAACKNASAMLFVSAKVSHLALLPQGVVEKKERVRKMVSAMDKEGFGNCTNQYECEAACPKEISVNFITRLNREYISS; this is encoded by the coding sequence ATGAAGTTACACCTTAAAGTTTGGCGACAAAAAGATAAAAACGATAAAGGTCGCATGGTGAGTTATGAAGCAAACAATATCAGCGAACATATGTCTTTTCTTGAGATGTTGGATGTTGTTAATGATGGCTTAATCAAAAAAGGTGATGATCCAATTGCCTTTGACCATGACTGCCGCGAGGGAATTTGTGGGTCTTGTTCTATGGTGATCAACGGCGTTCCGCATGGTCCAGAAAAAGGAACTACCACTTGCCAATTGCATATGCGTAAGTTCAAAGATGGAGACACAGTTTATATTGAACCTTGGCGAGCCAAAGCTTTCCCTGTGGCAAAAGATTTAATTGTGGATCGTTCTGCTTTTGATCGGATCATACAAGCTGGTGGATATGTCTCCATCAATACTGGTGGAGCTCCCGATGGAAATGCACTCCCTATTCCAAAAGTAGATGCTGACCTTGCTATGGATGCAGCAACTTGTATTGGATGCGGGGCATGTGTGGCTGCATGTAAAAATGCATCGGCAATGTTGTTTGTTTCTGCAAAAGTTTCTCACTTAGCCCTCCTTCCACAAGGTGTGGTCGAAAAGAAAGAACGGGTTCGTAAAATGGTAAGTGCAATGGATAAAGAAGGATTTGGAAATTGTACAAACCAATACGAATGTGAAGCAGCTTGCCCTAAGGAAATTTCGGTAAACTTCATCACTAGACTTAACAGAGAGTATATTTCCTCCTAA
- a CDS encoding fumarate reductase/succinate dehydrogenase flavoprotein subunit, with protein sequence MKLDAKIPSGPLEQKWDKHKQDIKLVNPANKRKYKVIIVGTGLAGASAAATLSELGYQVSVFCFQDSPRRAHSIAAQGGINAAKNYQNDGDSVYRLFYDTVKGGDFRAREANVYRLAQESTNIIDQCVAQGVPFAREYGGTLSNRSFGGAQVSRTFYAKGQTGQQLLLGAYSALEKQISRGAVKMFPRTEMLELVLVDGHAKGIVVRDLVTGEISSHAGDVVILASGGYGNVFYLSTNAKGSNVTATYRAYKKGAGFANPCYTQIHPTCIPQAGDYQSKLTLMSESLRNDGRVWVPKKKDDLRAPHEIPEDERDYYLERKYPSYGNLAPRDISSRSAKEACDNGLGVGPKVGDKRLGVYLDFSDSIKRLGEPVVADRYDNLFQMYERITGENPYKVPMRIYPAVHYTMGGLWVDYNLMSNIPGLHVLGEANFSDHGANRLGASALMQGLADGYFVIPYTIGDYFAKEGHKNISTDRPEFKEAEARVRELTNKMLAINGKKTPDDFHRALGKIMWDQCGMARNEKGLKDALQRIPELREEFWKNVKVSGSGSELNQELEKAGRVADFLEFGELMCLDALKREESCGGHFREEHQTEDGEAKRNDEKFCHVTAWEYKGEGKAPEEHREKLEYENIHLAVRSYK encoded by the coding sequence ATGAAATTAGATGCAAAAATTCCATCGGGCCCATTGGAACAAAAATGGGACAAACACAAACAAGATATCAAACTTGTAAACCCAGCTAACAAACGTAAATACAAAGTCATCATCGTGGGAACTGGTCTCGCCGGAGCTTCTGCGGCTGCCACACTTTCAGAACTTGGATACCAAGTTTCTGTTTTTTGTTTTCAAGACAGTCCAAGACGAGCTCACTCCATTGCTGCCCAAGGTGGGATCAATGCGGCTAAGAACTACCAAAATGACGGTGACTCCGTCTACAGATTGTTCTATGACACAGTCAAAGGTGGGGATTTCCGTGCAAGAGAAGCAAACGTATATCGTTTAGCGCAAGAATCCACAAATATCATCGACCAGTGTGTGGCACAAGGGGTCCCTTTTGCTCGTGAGTATGGTGGAACGCTTTCCAACCGTTCATTTGGTGGAGCGCAAGTGTCCCGTACTTTTTACGCAAAAGGACAAACTGGCCAACAGTTGTTACTTGGTGCCTACTCGGCTCTAGAAAAACAAATCTCTCGTGGCGCTGTCAAAATGTTTCCAAGAACTGAAATGTTGGAACTCGTTTTAGTAGACGGTCATGCCAAAGGAATCGTGGTTCGTGATCTAGTAACAGGTGAGATTTCATCACATGCAGGTGATGTTGTGATTTTAGCATCCGGTGGATACGGAAACGTATTTTACCTTTCTACCAACGCTAAAGGTTCGAATGTTACTGCTACTTACCGAGCTTACAAAAAAGGTGCAGGTTTTGCAAACCCATGTTATACGCAAATCCACCCTACTTGTATCCCTCAAGCTGGTGATTACCAATCCAAACTGACTCTTATGTCTGAATCTCTCCGTAACGACGGACGGGTTTGGGTTCCTAAGAAAAAAGATGACCTTCGTGCTCCTCATGAAATTCCAGAAGACGAAAGAGATTATTACCTCGAAAGAAAATACCCATCTTATGGAAACTTAGCTCCTCGGGACATTTCTTCCCGTTCTGCAAAAGAAGCTTGTGACAATGGTCTCGGTGTGGGTCCAAAAGTTGGTGACAAACGACTTGGTGTTTACCTAGATTTTTCTGATTCCATCAAACGATTGGGGGAACCAGTAGTCGCTGACCGCTACGACAACCTCTTTCAAATGTATGAACGCATTACGGGAGAAAACCCATACAAAGTGCCAATGCGTATTTATCCTGCGGTTCACTATACGATGGGTGGACTATGGGTGGATTACAACCTGATGTCCAATATACCTGGTCTTCACGTTCTCGGAGAAGCAAACTTTTCTGACCATGGTGCGAACCGACTTGGAGCATCTGCTCTGATGCAAGGATTGGCGGATGGATACTTTGTGATTCCTTATACTATTGGTGATTATTTTGCCAAAGAAGGTCATAAAAACATCTCCACTGACAGACCTGAGTTTAAAGAAGCAGAAGCCCGTGTTCGTGAGTTGACAAATAAAATGTTAGCGATCAACGGTAAAAAAACTCCAGACGATTTCCATAGAGCACTCGGTAAAATCATGTGGGATCAGTGTGGAATGGCTCGTAACGAAAAAGGCCTAAAAGACGCACTCCAAAGAATCCCTGAACTCCGTGAAGAATTCTGGAAAAACGTAAAAGTCTCTGGTTCTGGTTCGGAACTCAACCAAGAGTTGGAAAAAGCAGGCCGCGTAGCCGACTTCTTAGAGTTTGGCGAGTTAATGTGTTTAGATGCACTCAAACGTGAAGAATCTTGCGGCGGTCACTTCCGTGAGGAACACCAAACAGAAGATGGCGAAGCAAAACGTAATGATGAAAAATTCTGTCACGTAACTGCTTGGGAATATAAGGGTGAAGGAAAAGCTCCAGAAGAACACCGCGAAAAACTCGAGTATGAAAACATCCACTTAGCCGTAAGGAGCTACAAATAA
- a CDS encoding succinate dehydrogenase cytochrome b subunit, producing MTLSLDFFRSSIGKKIIMAITGFIWFGFVILHMVGNLQVFQGPEKLNTYAKFLKDLGPLLWVARIGLIVAFFGHVCTAILLKIENSSARPVSYAKGSTIQASVASRTMAYSGLLLLTFLVYHLAHFTLGITNPEHYSFEYILKNGDVVHDVYAMVILGFQDPMISGTYIVFMVFLALHFSHALGSMLQTLGILAPKHNPTIQKLSTGLGLIIFLGNCSMPISILLGYVR from the coding sequence ATGACGTTGAGTCTAGACTTCTTTCGGTCCTCAATTGGAAAGAAGATCATTATGGCCATTACCGGATTTATCTGGTTTGGGTTCGTGATCCTTCACATGGTCGGAAACCTTCAAGTTTTCCAAGGACCAGAAAAATTAAACACCTACGCAAAGTTTCTCAAGGATTTAGGTCCCCTGTTATGGGTTGCAAGGATTGGACTCATTGTGGCCTTTTTTGGACACGTATGCACAGCCATCCTACTAAAAATTGAGAACTCGAGCGCAAGGCCCGTATCTTATGCAAAAGGATCTACCATCCAAGCTTCTGTAGCTTCTCGTACAATGGCCTATAGTGGACTCCTTTTACTCACGTTTCTTGTGTATCACCTTGCACATTTTACCTTAGGAATTACGAATCCAGAACATTATAGTTTTGAATACATCCTAAAAAACGGTGATGTAGTACATGATGTTTATGCAATGGTGATTCTTGGATTTCAAGATCCAATGATTTCAGGAACTTATATCGTTTTTATGGTTTTCCTAGCTCTTCATTTTTCCCATGCACTGGGATCAATGTTACAGACTTTGGGAATCCTCGCACCAAAACATAATCCGACGATTCAGAAACTATCAACAGGACTGGGACTAATTATTTTCCTGGGAAATTGTTCCATGCCGATCTCGATTTTACTCGGGTATGTTCGTTAA
- a CDS encoding SulP family inorganic anion transporter, which translates to MFTNIKQDIPSGLVVFLVALPLCLGVALASGAPLLSGVISGVIGGIIVGILSHSNTSVSGPAAGLVTLVLAAIASLGDYSTFLLAVFLAGLIQIFIGFLKGGFIANYIPSNVIQGLLASIGIILILKQIPHAVGFDVDPEEDFIFFQKDGENTFSELFNIMKYFSWGAVIIAFSSLALMIGYDKTKWKPLKYLPSPVIVILLGVLLNKIFQILYPGLYLSEKHLVTIPNIKNWESVFFFPNFSAITETKVWYFAFTIAAFATLETLLNLDAVERIDPHKRLASPNRELVAQGVGNSLSGLIGGLPITSVIVRSSVNIYAGAQSKFSTIFHGILLSISVVFFESFLNLIPLSSLAVILIVTGFKLTNLNLYQSIYKKGFYQFLPFIATIIAIIFTDLLTGVLIGLSISFIFILKNNYKNPFLVETETLNIGETVRIELPNQVSFLNKASIKDTLWALPENSKLIVDASNCNFIDHDILEVLEEFKSVVSVEKKIQLNLIGLKDSYELSDQVQFVNILDKEAQQKLTPDEILDFLKRGNERFVKGKWSEKYFKHQVNATAFGQNPIAVVLSCIDSRTSPEIIFDAGLGDIISIRIAGNIVNEEILGSLELSCDKIGTKLIVVLGHSNCGAVSSALYSLREGNIASITNKIQKAIDESEKIIHPIQKQNEHIFNHVVKANVKNSITEILTNSSYLSEKVNTKEIKIVSGFYDTSSGEVQFFENIESQP; encoded by the coding sequence ATGTTTACCAATATAAAACAAGATATTCCCTCTGGCCTTGTGGTCTTTTTAGTCGCTCTTCCGCTTTGTTTGGGAGTAGCCTTAGCCAGCGGCGCTCCTTTGTTATCAGGTGTGATCTCAGGTGTGATTGGAGGTATCATTGTAGGAATTCTAAGCCATTCGAATACAAGTGTAAGTGGACCTGCGGCTGGACTCGTAACATTAGTGTTAGCAGCGATTGCTAGTTTAGGAGATTATTCCACTTTTCTTCTAGCCGTTTTTCTAGCTGGCCTCATTCAAATTTTCATTGGATTTTTGAAAGGAGGGTTTATCGCAAATTATATACCTTCCAACGTAATCCAAGGTTTACTTGCCTCCATCGGAATCATCTTAATTTTAAAACAAATCCCCCATGCCGTAGGATTTGATGTAGATCCTGAAGAAGACTTTATCTTTTTCCAGAAAGATGGAGAGAATACTTTTTCTGAACTTTTCAATATTATGAAATACTTTTCATGGGGAGCCGTAATCATCGCTTTTTCATCTTTGGCATTGATGATTGGATACGACAAAACTAAATGGAAACCATTAAAGTATTTACCTTCACCAGTCATAGTAATCCTCCTTGGAGTATTATTGAATAAAATCTTCCAAATCCTTTATCCAGGATTATATCTTTCGGAAAAACATTTAGTCACCATTCCTAATATTAAAAACTGGGAATCGGTATTTTTCTTTCCTAATTTTTCTGCCATAACTGAAACAAAAGTCTGGTATTTTGCCTTTACCATTGCAGCTTTTGCCACACTCGAAACCTTACTCAATTTAGATGCGGTGGAAAGAATTGATCCACATAAACGATTAGCTTCACCAAACAGAGAGCTTGTGGCGCAAGGAGTAGGGAATTCGCTTTCTGGACTCATCGGAGGACTTCCGATTACATCAGTGATTGTTCGAAGTTCGGTCAATATTTATGCAGGTGCACAATCAAAGTTTTCTACGATCTTTCATGGAATTCTACTTTCTATAAGTGTCGTATTTTTCGAATCCTTTTTAAACTTAATTCCTTTGTCTTCTTTAGCGGTTATATTAATCGTAACAGGTTTTAAACTTACAAACTTAAATCTTTATCAATCGATTTACAAAAAAGGGTTTTATCAATTTCTTCCGTTTATTGCCACAATCATTGCTATTATTTTTACAGACCTTTTAACTGGTGTCCTCATTGGACTATCCATCAGCTTTATCTTTATTTTAAAAAACAACTATAAGAATCCATTTTTAGTGGAAACAGAAACCTTAAATATTGGCGAAACGGTACGAATTGAACTTCCTAACCAAGTTTCCTTTTTAAATAAGGCATCTATAAAAGATACCCTTTGGGCATTGCCAGAAAACTCTAAATTGATAGTGGATGCATCAAATTGTAATTTCATTGATCATGATATCTTAGAAGTGTTAGAAGAATTTAAATCCGTTGTATCTGTTGAAAAGAAAATCCAACTCAATTTAATTGGATTAAAAGATTCCTATGAACTTAGCGATCAAGTGCAGTTTGTCAACATTCTAGATAAAGAAGCACAACAAAAACTAACTCCTGATGAAATATTAGATTTTTTAAAACGTGGTAACGAAAGATTTGTTAAAGGAAAATGGTCTGAAAAATATTTTAAACACCAAGTTAATGCAACAGCTTTTGGACAAAATCCCATTGCAGTCGTTTTATCCTGTATTGATTCAAGAACCAGTCCCGAGATAATCTTTGATGCGGGACTCGGAGATATCATATCCATTCGAATTGCCGGAAATATTGTGAACGAGGAAATTCTAGGAAGTTTGGAGTTATCTTGTGACAAAATTGGTACAAAGTTAATTGTAGTTCTTGGGCATTCCAATTGCGGTGCGGTATCCAGTGCTTTGTATTCCCTACGTGAAGGTAATATCGCAAGTATCACAAACAAAATCCAAAAAGCAATCGATGAATCAGAAAAAATCATCCATCCCATTCAGAAACAAAATGAACATATTTTTAATCACGTAGTAAAGGCGAATGTAAAAAATTCAATTACGGAGATCTTAACAAATAGTTCCTATTTATCAGAAAAAGTAAATACAAAAGAAATTAAAATAGTTTCAGGATTTTATGATACCTCATCGGGAGAGGTTCAATTTTTCGAAAATATTGAATCACAACCTTAA
- a CDS encoding DoxX family protein, with amino-acid sequence MKIAYLIVRVLLGALFLFSSVVILFNLVQQPETTGDLKIFNDGIKASGYLMTLIKVTELVCAIAFLSGRFVPLASIVIAPIVVNIFLVHLMIAPDGIPVGIFVVVANIFIAYVNRNAYKPLFVPVYK; translated from the coding sequence ATGAAAATTGCTTATTTAATTGTCAGGGTTTTGCTTGGTGCATTATTCCTATTTTCTTCTGTCGTCATTCTCTTTAACTTAGTTCAGCAACCTGAGACAACAGGAGATTTAAAGATATTTAACGATGGTATCAAAGCTTCAGGTTATTTAATGACTCTGATCAAAGTAACAGAACTTGTTTGTGCAATTGCGTTTTTGTCGGGTAGATTTGTACCTCTCGCTTCCATCGTCATTGCACCTATCGTTGTAAATATCTTTCTTGTGCATCTAATGATAGCCCCTGATGGAATTCCGGTGGGAATTTTTGTGGTAGTTGCCAATATTTTTATTGCTTATGTGAATCGTAACGCTTATAAACCATTGTTTGTGCCAGTTTACAAATAA
- a CDS encoding SRPBCC family protein, with protein sequence MKTNLSIKLILNLCTLILSGCQSLKVTDDSISKDSVDPNVFVINRTFKAKPNLVFEAWVNPNRFMRWLGPKGASMNFIKADVKEGGTSLWSMTTADGKTKFGTLHYKIINSSDLIVYIQNFSDKSGNLIKAPFSQSYPDKLLTTVRFYPDGSNRTKVVVRWEVFGIASDAERQTFQSLKQVMQIGWSDSFDKLGSILLEGK encoded by the coding sequence ATGAAAACCAATCTTTCAATTAAGTTGATTCTTAATCTCTGCACATTAATTTTAAGTGGATGCCAGTCCCTAAAGGTCACCGATGATTCGATTTCTAAAGATTCGGTAGATCCTAACGTTTTTGTTATCAATCGAACCTTTAAAGCAAAGCCGAACTTGGTTTTTGAAGCTTGGGTAAATCCCAATCGATTTATGAGATGGTTGGGGCCTAAAGGTGCTTCCATGAATTTTATTAAGGCAGACGTAAAAGAAGGAGGAACTTCTTTATGGTCGATGACTACTGCCGATGGGAAAACAAAGTTTGGCACTCTACATTACAAAATCATCAATTCCAGTGATCTAATTGTATACATTCAAAATTTTTCGGACAAATCAGGAAATTTAATCAAAGCACCCTTTTCGCAGTCCTATCCCGATAAACTATTAACTACCGTTAGGTTTTATCCTGATGGATCCAATAGAACAAAAGTTGTGGTTCGTTGGGAAGTTTTTGGAATTGCTTCCGATGCAGAAAGGCAAACGTTTCAAAGTTTGAAACAAGTAATGCAGATTGGTTGGTCCGATTCCTTTGACAAACTAGGTTCTATTTTATTAGAAGGGAAATAA
- a CDS encoding SRPBCC family protein: protein MIKNNLETVVEENKVTYKKYFDVPVDLLFEVWSKPEHLMEWWGPDGFTLTIKSLDFSNGGIWDFIMHGPDGHDYQNKIQFIEISKPHFILYQHLGDGEGDEDVNFQSRIIFEAAGEGTNLIMEQIFSSKQELERVNEKYGAIEGGKQHVGNLAKYLEKIK, encoded by the coding sequence ATGATAAAAAATAATTTAGAAACAGTCGTTGAAGAAAACAAGGTTACATATAAAAAATATTTCGATGTTCCAGTGGATCTTCTTTTTGAAGTTTGGTCGAAGCCTGAACATTTAATGGAATGGTGGGGTCCTGATGGATTTACATTAACAATCAAAAGTTTGGATTTTTCTAATGGTGGGATTTGGGATTTTATTATGCATGGGCCCGATGGACATGATTATCAAAACAAAATTCAATTTATCGAGATTAGCAAACCTCATTTCATATTGTATCAACATTTGGGCGATGGCGAAGGTGATGAAGATGTAAATTTCCAATCCAGGATCATTTTTGAAGCAGCTGGTGAAGGAACAAATCTCATTATGGAGCAGATTTTTTCCAGCAAACAAGAGTTAGAAAGAGTCAATGAGAAATATGGAGCCATTGAAGGTGGAAAACAACATGTCGGAAATCTAGCGAAATATTTGGAGAAAATAAAGTAG
- a CDS encoding ArsR/SmtB family transcription factor: MNAFVALADDTRRDIIRLVAKNGELTSSEICQNFLISPPAISQHLKVLKEANVLLMKKDAQKRIYSLNQEGMKEMEDWILEIKNLWVKRLDKLDRYVMKLKMERANDKK; this comes from the coding sequence ATGAATGCTTTTGTAGCTTTAGCAGATGATACAAGAAGAGATATTATAAGACTTGTGGCAAAAAATGGAGAACTGACTTCTTCTGAAATTTGCCAAAATTTTCTAATCAGCCCTCCTGCCATTTCCCAACATTTAAAAGTACTAAAAGAGGCAAATGTCCTTCTTATGAAAAAGGACGCACAAAAACGTATCTATAGTTTGAACCAGGAAGGAATGAAGGAAATGGAAGATTGGATTTTGGAAATCAAGAACCTCTGGGTGAAACGTTTAGATAAATTGGATCGATATGTAATGAAATTAAAAATGGAGAGAGCAAATGATAAAAAATAA